The Cellulosimicrobium cellulans genome contains the following window.
GCGGGTGCCGGTGCGCGACGGTCGGCGCCTCGCGCGCGAGCTCGCCGCGTCGCTCGCCGTGCGCTCGGCGCGGCGGGAGCCGGGTAGCGTGCGGGTGGAGCTCGACCCGAAGGAGATCCTGTGACGACGCACCCCGCGACCCGCGACACCCCCGAGCGCGCGATCGACGCCGTGCTGTACGACTTCGGCAACGTGCTGGTGGGCTGGGACCCGTACGGCGCCTACGCCGGGCTGGACCGTGCGGTCGTCGACGCGTTCTTCGCCGACGTCGACTTCCCGGTCCTCAACCACGAGCGCGACGCCGGGGCCACCTGGGCCGACGCGCGCGCCGTGGTCGAGGCGTCCCACCCGCACCACGTGGCGCTCCTGGACCGGTACGTCGCGCAGTTCCCCGCGACGCTCACCGGCCCCGTGGAGGGCTCCGAGGAGCTCGTGCACGAGCTGCGCGACCTCGGGCTGCGCCTGTACGGGCTGACGAACTGGTCCGCCGAGCTGTACCCGCACGCCGGGCCTGCCGCCCCGGCCACGACGCTCATGGAGGACGTGCTCGTCTCCGGGCGCGAGGGCCTCGCCAAGCCCGACCCCGCGATCTTCGCGCTCGCGGTCGACCGGTTCGGCCTCGACCCGGCGCGCACCCTCTTCACCGACGACAGCGCCGCGAACATCGACGCCGCGGCCCGGCTCGGCCTGCGCACTCACCTCTTCAACGGCACCCCCGGCCTGCGCGCCGCCCTGCGGCACCTCGGCGTCCACGTCGCGCCGTGACGGGGCCGTAGGCGGCCGTTGCGAGGACGGCGACCGCGACCTGCGACCGTC
Protein-coding sequences here:
- a CDS encoding HAD family hydrolase; its protein translation is MTTHPATRDTPERAIDAVLYDFGNVLVGWDPYGAYAGLDRAVVDAFFADVDFPVLNHERDAGATWADARAVVEASHPHHVALLDRYVAQFPATLTGPVEGSEELVHELRDLGLRLYGLTNWSAELYPHAGPAAPATTLMEDVLVSGREGLAKPDPAIFALAVDRFGLDPARTLFTDDSAANIDAAARLGLRTHLFNGTPGLRAALRHLGVHVAP